The Pseudalkalibacillus hwajinpoensis DNA window TTAAGTTCTTCGGTGTAATTCCCTTCAAGATCTGCATTGCCAATCAGTACTCCGATTAGAACGCTGAGAAGGATGGTCGCGATTCCCCCAACAATGGAGAGGGTAAGAAGCAGGCTTTTTTTCATCTCACACTCCTCCGAACATTTCTGGATACAATTCTTTCTTATGTATATTGTTCATTAGGGGAGTTTAGCACTTTGTAAAGTACAATATGAGCTCATTCCCTGACTTTAAAAAGTGCTATAATGAAGCAAAAATGGAATGTTGCGATTGATTAGAAGGGATTGAATCCAATGATATATCAAATAAAAGTTAGCCTGATGGACATGAAGCCACCGATCTGGCGTCGACTTGAGTTAGATAGTTCTGCGACATTTCAGGAACTGCATGACTACATTCAAATTGTATTCGGTTGGACAAACTCTCATCTTCATCAGTTTATGGTGAAACAGCCTGAGCTAGTAGAAGAGCTTGTGACCCAACATCAATACGAGGAATCTGTGCCAGTTTTGACGATTGGTCCAAAGTTAGGTGAAAATTTTTCTTTTGGCCCTGAGCCACTTGATGAGCGGGAAGTGAAGCTTTTAGACGTGTTAAAACACGAACAGGACTGTTTTAGCTACGTCTATGATTTTGGGGAGCACTGGAACCATGAGATTCTATTGGAAAAGATACTGACAGAGGATTCTAGTGTGACATACCCGCGCTGTACGAAGGCGATGAAGGCGGCTCCTGAGGAAGATAATCGGGCATTTTTTGAGCCGGGGCAGAAGCTGCGTGTTCGAGAAATGAAGCTTATTAATGAGGAGTTAACGGTTTTTAGTGGGGAAAGTGTAGCGGAAAGTATTCCTTTTTCAGATGATCCGTGGGAAGAGCTTTTTCAGCTAACGCTAGGTTATAAAAAGCTTCAGCCTTGGGACTGGATGCATAGCAGTCAGATGTTTATCGTAGAAATTCCTGAGACAGGGGAGCTTGCTTATTGTGCGGTGCGTGGCATGAGCGGTCAAGAATTTGGGCTTGGTGTGCACGTTGGCAATGATGGATTGGCGTATTCGATAGCGGTTATTGAAGGGGAGACCGATCCTGAAACAATGCTTGAATACCAGAGAAGTTTAATGCTGTCCTTCTCTGATCGGGAAGAGCTGGATTCGTTTGATTTGAAGGCAATTCGTAATCAGGGGCTGCGGTTCCGGGGAGCGAAAGAGTGGCCGATGTTCCGCAGTTTATCACCTGGTTATTTTCCATGGCATTTTTCTGATCAAGAAGCGAGAATTTTCTGTGGGATTCTCAGACAGGCGATTATTGTGGCAGAGAAAGCTAGAAAAGACCCTGACTATTTATTAGAGGGATATGATGGAAGCTGGACGTCACGTTTCTGTGAAAAGGGCAAATGGACTACGGGCGTCATGGAAGCGGCTGTGGAACCGGACGTTGAAGAACCATTGCACACCTCTGAAATTGAACTTAGGCGTGTTCAAAAGTACAGACAGGTGAAAATGCGCGTTGAATTTGCTTCTTTCTTCGAAGACGAAGCTGTTCAGGAGCGAGTGGGTGATCGACCGTTTTTTCCGAATGTTGTGCTCGGCGTAGAGGATGAGGGAGCCCTCATTATTTATTATAAAGTGTTTGAACGAACGGATTATGGGAGCCAATTGCAAGCTTCTTTAGTGGAATTGCTTGATAAACTTACTTTTCTCCCTACCGAAGTGAGCGTAGATTCTGAAAGAGTAGCGCTGAAGATTCATGCGCTGACGAGTAAGCTTGGGATTCGTGTGAGTCTAGTCGATCAGTTGTTGAACGTGGAAGAAGCAAGGAGAAATATCGGGTGGTGACAGGCACCACCCGATATATGTCAATCTATATCGAAATATAGGAAAAGCGGTTCCCTTTATTAAAGAGGGAACCGCTTTTCTGTCTGAATTTTAGCTTTACCTTAATTCATTTGCTTCGCAACATGATCCTCATCGAATTCTTCAAGATGCATGAGCTTTTGTAGCTTCTTAGACAGTAGTAAGAGAATAAGTCCAAGTCCAAGAGCTGCTATGCCGAGATACAAGAAGATTTCAAGATATCCTGCTGATGTTGTGAGTGCTGCAATTTGACCAGCAAGGTAGTTTGCTGCAGCGTTACTAAGGAACCAGACACCCATTAATAAAGAAGCAATTTTCACTGGCGACATTTTACTAACAAGAGACAGTCCAATTGGTGAAAGTGAAAGCTCACCAAGCGTGTGGAAGAAGTAGGTTACGACCATAAACAGCATGCTCGCCTTCATCGCAACGTTTTGCTCATCGCTTCCTGTCATCATGACAGCTGGTACCATGACTATAAATCCAACCCCAAGAAGGATCAGGCCAAATGCCATTTTCGTTGGAATCGCGAAGTCACCGCGTTTCGATTTTGCAAGTTTCAACCATATTGCTGAAACAATTGGTGCTAGTAACAGAACGAACATTGGATTTAATGACTGGAAGAAGGATACAGGCACTTCATATCCAAAGAGGCTTCTGTCAACAAAATCTCGTGTGTAAAGTGTAAAAGAAGCACCGGCCTGTTCAAACCCTGCCCAGAATGTAACGGTAAAGACAGCAAGGATCAAAATAACAGCGGTACGCTGCTTTTCGATTTTAGTAAGCGGCTTGGCTTTGCCTTTAACCGTTGGTGTGACGCGATGACTTGACGGTGTTCTACCGATGTCACCAAGGTACTTCTTGGAAAGGAGGTTAAAGGTAACCTGTCCAATAATCATTCCGATTGAAGAAGCCAGGAATGCGTATTTAAAGCCAAATACTTCGACTCCTCCTGTGTTTGAATAGAAAACATTCGCGTACAATAGACCTGCGATTAATGGTGAAATGAGCCCGCCAAGGTTAATGCCCATGTAGAAAATGGTAAACGCTGAATCTTTTCTTTTATCGTTCTTGCTGTATAGCTCTCCAACAAGAGTGGAAATATTCGGTTTAAAAAAGCCATTACCGATAATTAGTAATAGTAAACCGATGTAAAGTCCCCATTGTTCTTGGACAGCAAACAGTGTAAAATCTCCGAGGGCCATGGTGATTCCCCCAATGGTTATGGCAGTCCGTAATCCGATGAATTTATCGGTCAGGTACCCACCAATCAATGGTGTGAAATAGACAAGGCCAGTATACATACCATACAGTTGTAAGGCTGAACTCTGATCCATACCAAGTCCACCGCTGAATAATTCAGCTGTTAAATAAAGAACTAGAATTGAACGCATACCGTAATAGCTGTAGCGTTCCCACATTTCTGTGATAAACAATAGGTACAAGCCAGGAGGGTGTTTCATTTTCCCTTCTTTAGGTGGCTTTCCTTGAACGGTGGTATCCATAATCAGACCTCCAATTTTATATAACTTCCTCATTTTAGCAAATTATTTGTCAATTTAAAGTTATAAAGAAAAAGTTTATTTTTTTGAAATGTTTATAAATTTGTAAAAATTACATAGGTGTTCGGCGGATTTATTGTTGTTTTTCACAAATTATATTCTTTGAAAACGTTATCAAAATAGGGTGTAATCCGTTTTGGAAGATCGGAAGAAGGAAGATTAAACGTAATAAACGTGCCTTTAATGTTTCGAAAATATTACTAAATTTAGGATGAAGTACCCAGGCGAGAAGTGCCTGTCACCACCCGAATCAACGCGCTAATTGTCGAATGGTAGGGGCGTGTTTACTTCTTAATAGACATCTAATTTATACAAGTGATAAAATTGATAAGATACGATTTCGGATATTAGTGAGAGGAGGGGTTAAGGTGAAACAGGTTTTACTGGTGGTTCTGTTTGGTTTTCTTGTTCTAATTCACCCTGCACAGGAATTAAATCAATATGATTATCACTCTGCTGATAAACCAACGATCACTGAATTCGCCTATCTTCCTGATGTAAAAATGACCCCTCATCCGACGTCTGTATCGATAGAAAAACAGAAGGTTATTGGGCCGTTTGTTTCTAACATTCGTCACGATAAGCTTCCTATCCATCCCACGTATCCAGCGAGGGCTCTATCTCCAAGCGATGCATTTCCGGATGCCCTTGGCTTCCTTGACATACGTGCTAACCACTCTAATTACCTTTCATTTCGCATTATTTAATACGTTAACTCGCTAATCGAATAGGTGTCATTCATTTTTTGAATCCTCCTTTTTACAGGGGTTATTTTGTGATGTCGTTATTAGCTGAGCTTTACGGGATTAAATAATACAGGTCGAGGTGGAAAATTTGATGAAGAAATCATCATATTGGAAAGAAACACTTGAATGCTACGGACTTATGGGAGTGGTTCTTATCCCTTTCTGGGCAGCGATTATTGTAGGAGCAGAACTTTCTGTCGATCATTTCGTTGAAGTCCTTCTCTCGTATTTTTAATGAAAAGAACATCTGGGGAAGTTTGAAATAAAGAAGTCTGGTTTAAATTTTGAGGAGGAGACCGTGTGAGTGAAAGTAAACCTTTAGAGAAATTAGTAAGTGAAAGTAAAATTCATCGTAAAACGCCTATTCAGGAGAAGGTGAGAAGAGCCATCCTAATCACGATTGGTGCTGTGATCATGGCTGTCGGGTTGGAAGTATTCCTAGTTCCAAACCAGGTCATTGACGGTGGGATCGTCGGAATTTCCATTATGCTTTCGCATTTGAGTGGTATTAGTTTAGGTCTGTTCTTATTTATCCTTAACCTGCCGTTTATTTATATCGGGTATAAACAAATTGGGAAGACATTCGCTTTTTCCACGCTGTATGGAATTGTGATTCTCTCGATTTCTACGACGTTGTTACACCCAGTACCGGCATTTACAGATGATATTTTATTAGCTACGCTTTTTGGAGGCGTTGTGCTTGGGATTGGTGTAGGGATCGTTATTCGTTTCGGCGGCTCTCTAGACGGCACCGAAATTTTAGCGATACTGGCAACCAAAAAGCTCCCTTTCTCGGTTGGTGAAATCATCATGTTTGTGAACTTGTTTATTCTTGGAAGCGCAGGCTTTGTGTTCAGCTTTGATCGTGCAATGTATTCGCTTCTGGCCTACTACGTTGCATATAAAATGATCGATATCACCATCAAAGGATTGGACGAGTCGAAGTCGGTCTGGATTATTAGTGATAACCATAAGGAAATGGGAGATGCGATTTTGAATCGATTAGGAAGAGGCGTGACTTATTTACATGGTGAAGGTGCCTTTTCTGGTGATGATAAGAAAGTGATTTTCTGCGTCATTACGCGACTTGAAGAAGCGAAGTTAAAAGACATCGTCGCCGATCTTGACGAGTCTGCTTTCCTTGCGATGGCGGATATTGCTGAGGTAAGAGGCGGACGCTTTAAGAAGATGGATATCCATTAATCTGTGATTCCGATTTTAAAGGGTAGGGATTTCAGAATGAGAGTCGTAAGAAGATAAGAGCTTTGTACGACTCTTAATTCGTTTATTAAAGTTTAGCTGCTGTGATTGCGTGGAAATCTACTAATCATTACAAAATCACTTTGAAACGTTCATCCTATTACTGGTAAAATAAAAGGAATATAGGTTGGAAATGAGGGTGTAAAAGCATGATTGTTGTTGTCGTGAAGCTTTGTATTTCAGCTTGTTTAGGATTAATGATTGGTATTGAAAGAGAGCTTAAACATAAGCCGCTTGGATTAAAAACGTGTATTGTCATTGCGGTTAGCAGCTGCTTGCTAACGATTGTATCCATCGAATCAGCTGAAACTTTCTCAGAACTATCGCCG harbors:
- a CDS encoding plasmid pRiA4b ORF-3 family protein, producing MIYQIKVSLMDMKPPIWRRLELDSSATFQELHDYIQIVFGWTNSHLHQFMVKQPELVEELVTQHQYEESVPVLTIGPKLGENFSFGPEPLDEREVKLLDVLKHEQDCFSYVYDFGEHWNHEILLEKILTEDSSVTYPRCTKAMKAAPEEDNRAFFEPGQKLRVREMKLINEELTVFSGESVAESIPFSDDPWEELFQLTLGYKKLQPWDWMHSSQMFIVEIPETGELAYCAVRGMSGQEFGLGVHVGNDGLAYSIAVIEGETDPETMLEYQRSLMLSFSDREELDSFDLKAIRNQGLRFRGAKEWPMFRSLSPGYFPWHFSDQEARIFCGILRQAIIVAEKARKDPDYLLEGYDGSWTSRFCEKGKWTTGVMEAAVEPDVEEPLHTSEIELRRVQKYRQVKMRVEFASFFEDEAVQERVGDRPFFPNVVLGVEDEGALIIYYKVFERTDYGSQLQASLVELLDKLTFLPTEVSVDSERVALKIHALTSKLGIRVSLVDQLLNVEEARRNIGW
- a CDS encoding peptide MFS transporter, whose product is MDTTVQGKPPKEGKMKHPPGLYLLFITEMWERYSYYGMRSILVLYLTAELFSGGLGMDQSSALQLYGMYTGLVYFTPLIGGYLTDKFIGLRTAITIGGITMALGDFTLFAVQEQWGLYIGLLLLIIGNGFFKPNISTLVGELYSKNDKRKDSAFTIFYMGINLGGLISPLIAGLLYANVFYSNTGGVEVFGFKYAFLASSIGMIIGQVTFNLLSKKYLGDIGRTPSSHRVTPTVKGKAKPLTKIEKQRTAVILILAVFTVTFWAGFEQAGASFTLYTRDFVDRSLFGYEVPVSFFQSLNPMFVLLLAPIVSAIWLKLAKSKRGDFAIPTKMAFGLILLGVGFIVMVPAVMMTGSDEQNVAMKASMLFMVVTYFFHTLGELSLSPIGLSLVSKMSPVKIASLLMGVWFLSNAAANYLAGQIAALTTSAGYLEIFLYLGIAALGLGLILLLLSKKLQKLMHLEEFDEDHVAKQMN
- a CDS encoding YitT family protein yields the protein MHRKTPIQEKVRRAILITIGAVIMAVGLEVFLVPNQVIDGGIVGISIMLSHLSGISLGLFLFILNLPFIYIGYKQIGKTFAFSTLYGIVILSISTTLLHPVPAFTDDILLATLFGGVVLGIGVGIVIRFGGSLDGTEILAILATKKLPFSVGEIIMFVNLFILGSAGFVFSFDRAMYSLLAYYVAYKMIDITIKGLDESKSVWIISDNHKEMGDAILNRLGRGVTYLHGEGAFSGDDKKVIFCVITRLEEAKLKDIVADLDESAFLAMADIAEVRGGRFKKMDIH